A window of the Acanthochromis polyacanthus isolate Apoly-LR-REF ecotype Palm Island chromosome 10, KAUST_Apoly_ChrSc, whole genome shotgun sequence genome harbors these coding sequences:
- the ap1ar gene encoding AP-1 complex-associated regulatory protein isoform X1, translating to MGNCWAFCVGLFRREASRIQRGGGSKYFRSSTTGEHYTIEFENLVESDEAESPQPCPRPISEDEIKHLREHRYAAISDKQILIDQKLQAELEAQEEKLRLEEEARNAAQREAARLARERKLKEQLPAQRTRGRADGSGGESQQKKQTSGEDFDAYLQNVKAQSEAFRSNRLPSDTNVVTPNTECSWDFTTKTRSTNDDGTSLDLEWEDEEGINRALPVWERSRTEEDILRAALRPGSKQMTSGPPSASEDSNALEWENDFVSTHPEDGADAEFEGFVNPVLDTPSEDASDCGLRSDNQDR from the exons GTCTAAATACTTCCGCAGCAGCACCACAGGGGAGCATTACACCATCGAG tttgaaAATCTGGTAGAAAGTGATGAG GCTGAGAGCCCACAGCCCTGCCCGAG GCCCATCAGTGAAGATGAGATCAAACACCTCAGAGAGCATCGCTACGCTGCCATCTCAGACAAGCAGATCCTCATAGACCAAAAGCTACAAGCCGAG TTAGAGGCACAAGAGGAGAAGTTAAGGCTAGAAGAGGAGGCTAGAAATGCTGCCCAGCGTGAGGCTGCCAGGCTGGCACGTGAACGCAAACTGAAGGAG cagctgCCTGCCCAGAGGACACGGGGGAGAGCAGATGGCTCAGGCGGTGAAAGCCAGCAAAAAAA ACAAACCTCGGGGGAGGATTTTGATGCCTACCTCCAGAATGTTAAAGCGCAGTCTGAGGCGTTCAGGAGCAACA gACTTCCCTCAGACACAAACGTTGTGACTCCCAACACAGAGTGCAGCTGGGATTTCACCACCAAGACTCGCTCCACCAATGATGACGGGACGTCGCTGGATCTGGAGTGGGAGGATGAGGAAG GAATCAATCGTGCACTTCCAGTCTGGGAGAGGTCTCGGACGGAGGAGGACATCTTGCGTGCAGCCCTGAGGCCCGGCAGCAAGCAGATGACCAGCGGCCCGCCCTCGGCCTCTGAGGACTCCAACGCGCTGGAGTGGGAGAATGATTTTGTGAGTACCCACCCAGAGGACGGTGCAGACGCAGAGTTTGAAGGGTTTGTCAATCCCGTCCTAGACACTCCCTCCGAGGACGCCTCGGACTGTGGACTCAGATCGGACAACCAGGACAGATAG
- the ap1ar gene encoding AP-1 complex-associated regulatory protein isoform X2: protein MGNCWAFCVGLFRREASRIQRGGGSKYFRSSTTGEHYTIEFENLVESDEAESPQPCPRPISEDEIKHLREHRYAAISDKQILIDQKLQAELEAQEEKLRLEEEARNAAQREAARLARERKLKELPAQRTRGRADGSGGESQQKKQTSGEDFDAYLQNVKAQSEAFRSNRLPSDTNVVTPNTECSWDFTTKTRSTNDDGTSLDLEWEDEEGINRALPVWERSRTEEDILRAALRPGSKQMTSGPPSASEDSNALEWENDFVSTHPEDGADAEFEGFVNPVLDTPSEDASDCGLRSDNQDR, encoded by the exons GTCTAAATACTTCCGCAGCAGCACCACAGGGGAGCATTACACCATCGAG tttgaaAATCTGGTAGAAAGTGATGAG GCTGAGAGCCCACAGCCCTGCCCGAG GCCCATCAGTGAAGATGAGATCAAACACCTCAGAGAGCATCGCTACGCTGCCATCTCAGACAAGCAGATCCTCATAGACCAAAAGCTACAAGCCGAG TTAGAGGCACAAGAGGAGAAGTTAAGGCTAGAAGAGGAGGCTAGAAATGCTGCCCAGCGTGAGGCTGCCAGGCTGGCACGTGAACGCAAACTGAAGGAG ctgCCTGCCCAGAGGACACGGGGGAGAGCAGATGGCTCAGGCGGTGAAAGCCAGCAAAAAAA ACAAACCTCGGGGGAGGATTTTGATGCCTACCTCCAGAATGTTAAAGCGCAGTCTGAGGCGTTCAGGAGCAACA gACTTCCCTCAGACACAAACGTTGTGACTCCCAACACAGAGTGCAGCTGGGATTTCACCACCAAGACTCGCTCCACCAATGATGACGGGACGTCGCTGGATCTGGAGTGGGAGGATGAGGAAG GAATCAATCGTGCACTTCCAGTCTGGGAGAGGTCTCGGACGGAGGAGGACATCTTGCGTGCAGCCCTGAGGCCCGGCAGCAAGCAGATGACCAGCGGCCCGCCCTCGGCCTCTGAGGACTCCAACGCGCTGGAGTGGGAGAATGATTTTGTGAGTACCCACCCAGAGGACGGTGCAGACGCAGAGTTTGAAGGGTTTGTCAATCCCGTCCTAGACACTCCCTCCGAGGACGCCTCGGACTGTGGACTCAGATCGGACAACCAGGACAGATAG
- the ap1ar gene encoding AP-1 complex-associated regulatory protein isoform X3, protein MGNCWAFCVGLFRREASRIQRGGGSKYFRSSTTGEHYTIEFENLVESDEAESPQPCPRPISEDEIKHLREHRYAAISDKQILIDQKLQAEQLPAQRTRGRADGSGGESQQKKQTSGEDFDAYLQNVKAQSEAFRSNRLPSDTNVVTPNTECSWDFTTKTRSTNDDGTSLDLEWEDEEGINRALPVWERSRTEEDILRAALRPGSKQMTSGPPSASEDSNALEWENDFVSTHPEDGADAEFEGFVNPVLDTPSEDASDCGLRSDNQDR, encoded by the exons GTCTAAATACTTCCGCAGCAGCACCACAGGGGAGCATTACACCATCGAG tttgaaAATCTGGTAGAAAGTGATGAG GCTGAGAGCCCACAGCCCTGCCCGAG GCCCATCAGTGAAGATGAGATCAAACACCTCAGAGAGCATCGCTACGCTGCCATCTCAGACAAGCAGATCCTCATAGACCAAAAGCTACAAGCCGAG cagctgCCTGCCCAGAGGACACGGGGGAGAGCAGATGGCTCAGGCGGTGAAAGCCAGCAAAAAAA ACAAACCTCGGGGGAGGATTTTGATGCCTACCTCCAGAATGTTAAAGCGCAGTCTGAGGCGTTCAGGAGCAACA gACTTCCCTCAGACACAAACGTTGTGACTCCCAACACAGAGTGCAGCTGGGATTTCACCACCAAGACTCGCTCCACCAATGATGACGGGACGTCGCTGGATCTGGAGTGGGAGGATGAGGAAG GAATCAATCGTGCACTTCCAGTCTGGGAGAGGTCTCGGACGGAGGAGGACATCTTGCGTGCAGCCCTGAGGCCCGGCAGCAAGCAGATGACCAGCGGCCCGCCCTCGGCCTCTGAGGACTCCAACGCGCTGGAGTGGGAGAATGATTTTGTGAGTACCCACCCAGAGGACGGTGCAGACGCAGAGTTTGAAGGGTTTGTCAATCCCGTCCTAGACACTCCCTCCGAGGACGCCTCGGACTGTGGACTCAGATCGGACAACCAGGACAGATAG
- the ap1ar gene encoding AP-1 complex-associated regulatory protein isoform X4, with protein sequence MGNCWAFCVGLFRREASRIQRGGGSKYFRSSTTGEHYTIEFENLVESDEAESPQPCPRPISEDEIKHLREHRYAAISDKQILIDQKLQAELPAQRTRGRADGSGGESQQKKQTSGEDFDAYLQNVKAQSEAFRSNRLPSDTNVVTPNTECSWDFTTKTRSTNDDGTSLDLEWEDEEGINRALPVWERSRTEEDILRAALRPGSKQMTSGPPSASEDSNALEWENDFVSTHPEDGADAEFEGFVNPVLDTPSEDASDCGLRSDNQDR encoded by the exons GTCTAAATACTTCCGCAGCAGCACCACAGGGGAGCATTACACCATCGAG tttgaaAATCTGGTAGAAAGTGATGAG GCTGAGAGCCCACAGCCCTGCCCGAG GCCCATCAGTGAAGATGAGATCAAACACCTCAGAGAGCATCGCTACGCTGCCATCTCAGACAAGCAGATCCTCATAGACCAAAAGCTACAAGCCGAG ctgCCTGCCCAGAGGACACGGGGGAGAGCAGATGGCTCAGGCGGTGAAAGCCAGCAAAAAAA ACAAACCTCGGGGGAGGATTTTGATGCCTACCTCCAGAATGTTAAAGCGCAGTCTGAGGCGTTCAGGAGCAACA gACTTCCCTCAGACACAAACGTTGTGACTCCCAACACAGAGTGCAGCTGGGATTTCACCACCAAGACTCGCTCCACCAATGATGACGGGACGTCGCTGGATCTGGAGTGGGAGGATGAGGAAG GAATCAATCGTGCACTTCCAGTCTGGGAGAGGTCTCGGACGGAGGAGGACATCTTGCGTGCAGCCCTGAGGCCCGGCAGCAAGCAGATGACCAGCGGCCCGCCCTCGGCCTCTGAGGACTCCAACGCGCTGGAGTGGGAGAATGATTTTGTGAGTACCCACCCAGAGGACGGTGCAGACGCAGAGTTTGAAGGGTTTGTCAATCCCGTCCTAGACACTCCCTCCGAGGACGCCTCGGACTGTGGACTCAGATCGGACAACCAGGACAGATAG